A single genomic interval of Koleobacter methoxysyntrophicus harbors:
- the remA gene encoding extracellular matrix/biofilm regulator RemA has translation MEIKLINIGFGNIVSANRIIAIVSPESAPIKRLVQEARDRGMLIDATYGRRTRAVIITDSDHIILSAVQPETVSHRLTNKGIINSEVPE, from the coding sequence ATGGAGATAAAACTTATAAATATAGGATTCGGAAATATTGTGTCGGCAAATAGGATTATAGCTATAGTAAGCCCAGAATCCGCACCAATAAAAAGACTAGTGCAGGAAGCCAGGGATAGAGGAATGCTAATTGATGCAACTTATGGCAGGAGAACGAGAGCCGTAATAATAACGGATAGTGATCATATAATTTTATCAGCCGTACAACCTGAAACAGTATCCCATAGACTGACAAATAAGGGGATTATAAATTCTGAAGTTCCTGAATAA
- a CDS encoding YicC/YloC family endoribonuclease, translating to MVISMTGYGRGELEKDGLHFRVEIRSVNSRYCEIYVRLPNHNVFLEEKVKERIKQFISRGKVDVYIDIEIGENFQKKINIDRGIIKAYYNAIEDLKKEFGFKEETSLSLLLSFPDVVTSKEPVFEGKELWEFLYPAVEQAIGDLIYTRKREGTELAKDISRRINHISEIMDKINERVPLVVKNYREKLKERVIEILGKQEVDQERLEMEIVIFADKSDINEEIVRIFSHIHQFRETMESDKPIGRKLDFILQEINREINTIGAKSNDILISKHVVEVKSELEKLREQVQNIE from the coding sequence ATGGTTATAAGTATGACGGGCTACGGCCGGGGGGAATTAGAAAAAGACGGTTTACACTTTAGAGTAGAAATCCGTTCAGTAAATAGCAGATACTGTGAGATTTATGTTAGACTACCAAACCATAACGTTTTTTTAGAGGAAAAAGTAAAGGAAAGAATCAAACAGTTTATTTCTCGGGGGAAAGTGGATGTTTATATAGATATAGAAATAGGTGAAAATTTTCAAAAGAAGATTAATATTGACAGAGGGATAATTAAAGCTTATTATAATGCAATAGAAGATTTAAAAAAGGAATTTGGCTTTAAAGAGGAGACGAGCTTATCTCTTCTCCTCTCTTTCCCTGATGTTGTTACATCAAAAGAACCCGTATTTGAAGGAAAGGAACTTTGGGAATTTTTATATCCCGCTGTAGAACAGGCCATTGGTGATTTAATTTATACGAGAAAAAGGGAAGGGACAGAATTAGCAAAGGATATTTCGAGGCGAATTAACCATATAAGCGAAATAATGGATAAAATTAATGAGAGGGTACCCCTAGTAGTAAAAAATTACAGGGAAAAACTGAAGGAAAGGGTTATTGAAATTTTGGGAAAACAGGAGGTAGATCAAGAACGACTGGAGATGGAGATCGTTATTTTTGCTGACAAAAGTGATATTAATGAAGAAATTGTTCGCATATTTAGCCATATACATCAATTTAGAGAAACAATGGAATCTGATAAACCAATAGGCAGGAAGCTGGATTTTATTTTGCAGGAAATAAATAGGGAAATAAATACTATTGGTGCTAAATCTAATGATATCCTCATTTCGAAACATGTAGTAGAAGTTAAGAGTGAATTGGAAAAACTACGAGAACAGGTTCAAAACATTGAATAG
- the rpoZ gene encoding DNA-directed RNA polymerase subunit omega, with the protein MIYPSIDSLVQKVDSKYTLVIAAAKRARQLVEGSSKKIEAKTSKPVSIALYEIENEKVFYKRTKSGIK; encoded by the coding sequence ATGATTTATCCTTCTATCGATTCTCTTGTACAAAAGGTTGATAGCAAGTATACACTTGTTATAGCTGCTGCTAAAAGGGCAAGACAGCTGGTTGAAGGCAGCAGTAAAAAAATTGAAGCAAAGACGAGCAAACCGGTATCTATTGCTCTCTATGAAATAGAAAATGAAAAGGTATTTTATAAAAGGACTAAATCGGGTATAAAATAA
- the gmk gene encoding guanylate kinase — translation MRQSGLLIVISGPSGAGKGTLCKALLDRINNLEYSVSATTRQPRNGEIDGQNYYFITEEDFMQRIKQKDFLEWAKVYDNYYGTPKKPVLEKLKAGKDVILEIDIQGAMEVKKKFPEGVFIFIAPPSIKELKMRICKRGTETEEAMLKRVKSAYDELKHISEYDYVVVNDVLDKAVNKLTAIIIAEKCRVKRNLGYYFNIQQEGEI, via the coding sequence ATGAGGCAGAGCGGTCTTCTCATTGTGATTTCAGGGCCTTCAGGAGCAGGTAAAGGGACACTTTGTAAAGCCCTTCTTGATCGAATAAACAATTTAGAATATTCAGTTTCGGCTACTACAAGGCAGCCCCGAAATGGGGAAATCGATGGGCAAAATTATTATTTTATTACTGAAGAAGATTTTATGCAAAGGATTAAACAAAAGGATTTTCTTGAATGGGCAAAAGTATATGATAATTATTATGGCACACCTAAGAAACCTGTTTTAGAAAAACTGAAAGCTGGTAAGGATGTCATATTGGAAATAGATATACAGGGGGCCATGGAAGTTAAAAAAAAATTTCCTGAAGGTGTTTTTATATTCATAGCTCCTCCGTCAATAAAAGAATTGAAAATGAGAATATGCAAGAGGGGTACCGAAACCGAGGAAGCAATGTTAAAGAGAGTCAAAAGCGCTTATGATGAACTAAAACATATATCAGAATATGATTATGTTGTTGTAAATGATGTGTTGGATAAAGCTGTAAATAAATTAACGGCGATAATAATTGCAGAAAAATGCAGGGTAAAAAGGAATTTAGGGTACTATTTTAATATTCAACAGGAGGGAGAAATATGA
- the priA gene encoding primosomal protein N' produces MLTKIYAEVCVNIPALKTNKPYHYSIPENIKDILSPGHKVLVPFGNTNAEGYVVGFTEKAEVEDVKGILKIIDRQIVIPAPLIELAKWMSRRYLCPLAKILECIAPSGIKTRTSQIITLRHEKLNDKFMQDIQCYAPLQWRIINLLKNSEKGLLEYKTLKRELKNKNIYSSLRKLEEKGIVHIDKQEKTGVKRKLVKSATLLYDSSVMDFGTICDEYGIKSSIQKKILKEILNRKEISLVELSTILGISYSGVYSSAKALEKRNIIKLENKEIRRDPYMKPYENPANLTPTDEQKNVLELIDECLERVNGQKILVHGVTGSGKTEIYLRAVEKILNMGKGAIVLVPEISLASQIVESFKNRFGDLVAVLHSRLSAGERYDEWRRILDSEARVVVGARSAVFAPVKDLGIIVVDEEHENTYKQEEDPKYHAREVAEKRIELEKGLLVLGSATPSIETYYKGKRGEYIITNLKKRVNNRPMPVVELIDMRKELKSNNKSIFSRRLHSCIKQALKNNEQIILFLNRRGFSTFILCRDCGFVMKCPHCDISLTYHFDTKDLKCHYCGFEKKVPDFCPQCKGSAIRYFGIGTQRIEQEIKKFFPDCRILRMDMDNTRKKGAHERILETFKKRKADILIGTQMITKGLDFPGVSLVGVITADTSLNLPDFRAGERTFQLVMQVAGRAGRGDVPGRVIVQTYNPRHYSLQHAVNCDYKNFYAKEIILRERFNYPPFSEMANITIKSQEEEKVKVCAIQLGAVIKEKFAKLWCIMGPSPAPIYKLRDKYRWQITIKGKSLDGLEPLLEFKRGIIEKYSNVSIDIDINPIFSL; encoded by the coding sequence ATGCTGACAAAGATATATGCAGAGGTTTGTGTAAATATACCTGCTCTAAAGACAAATAAGCCGTATCATTATTCAATACCCGAAAATATAAAGGATATACTTTCGCCCGGGCATAAAGTTTTAGTTCCTTTTGGGAATACCAATGCAGAAGGATATGTAGTAGGATTTACTGAGAAGGCAGAAGTCGAAGATGTTAAAGGAATTTTAAAAATCATAGATAGGCAGATTGTCATACCGGCACCATTGATAGAGTTAGCAAAGTGGATGTCCCGTAGATATCTTTGTCCTCTGGCAAAAATATTAGAATGTATAGCACCTTCAGGGATAAAGACGAGGACATCCCAAATAATAACCTTGAGACACGAAAAATTAAATGATAAATTTATGCAAGACATTCAGTGCTATGCACCTCTTCAGTGGAGGATAATTAATTTATTGAAGAATAGCGAAAAAGGATTGCTGGAATATAAAACTTTGAAAAGGGAATTAAAAAATAAGAATATTTATTCTTCACTCAGGAAACTAGAAGAAAAAGGGATAGTTCATATAGATAAGCAGGAGAAAACAGGGGTAAAACGTAAACTTGTGAAAAGTGCTACATTATTATACGACTCCAGTGTAATGGATTTCGGTACAATATGTGACGAATATGGGATTAAATCATCAATACAAAAGAAGATTTTAAAAGAAATCTTAAACCGTAAGGAAATATCTTTAGTTGAATTATCTACGATTTTAGGGATTTCGTATTCAGGAGTTTATAGCTCTGCAAAAGCATTAGAAAAGCGGAACATAATAAAACTTGAGAATAAAGAAATCCGCAGGGACCCTTATATGAAACCCTATGAAAATCCGGCTAATTTAACCCCTACCGATGAACAAAAAAATGTGTTAGAATTAATTGATGAATGCTTAGAAAGAGTTAATGGTCAGAAAATACTGGTTCATGGAGTAACCGGAAGCGGTAAAACGGAGATATACCTTAGAGCAGTAGAAAAAATCCTTAATATGGGTAAAGGGGCTATAGTATTAGTGCCGGAAATCTCTTTAGCTTCCCAAATAGTTGAAAGTTTTAAAAACAGATTCGGTGATCTGGTTGCTGTGCTCCATAGCAGATTATCCGCAGGTGAACGCTATGATGAGTGGCGGAGGATACTGGATTCTGAGGCACGAGTAGTAGTCGGTGCAAGATCTGCAGTATTTGCCCCGGTTAAAGATCTGGGTATCATTGTTGTAGATGAAGAACACGAAAATACATATAAACAAGAGGAAGACCCTAAATATCATGCCAGGGAAGTTGCGGAAAAACGAATTGAGCTTGAGAAAGGATTATTAGTTTTAGGGAGTGCAACCCCTTCTATAGAAACCTATTACAAAGGAAAGAGAGGGGAATACATAATAACAAATCTTAAAAAAAGAGTAAACAACAGACCGATGCCTGTGGTAGAACTGATTGACATGCGAAAAGAATTAAAATCTAATAATAAGTCTATTTTCAGCAGGAGATTGCATTCATGTATAAAACAAGCTTTAAAGAACAATGAACAGATAATACTTTTTTTAAATCGTCGGGGCTTTTCAACCTTTATTCTTTGCCGAGATTGCGGTTTTGTAATGAAATGCCCCCATTGTGATATTTCATTAACATATCATTTCGATACAAAAGACCTAAAGTGTCACTATTGTGGATTTGAAAAAAAAGTTCCCGATTTTTGCCCACAGTGCAAGGGAAGTGCAATACGATATTTTGGGATTGGAACCCAAAGAATAGAACAGGAAATCAAGAAATTTTTCCCTGATTGCAGAATACTGAGAATGGATATGGATAATACACGGAAAAAGGGGGCCCATGAAAGAATCTTAGAAACATTCAAAAAAAGAAAAGCCGATATATTAATAGGAACACAGATGATTACAAAAGGCCTTGATTTCCCGGGGGTTAGCCTTGTGGGAGTAATAACGGCCGATACCTCTTTAAATCTTCCGGATTTTCGAGCAGGAGAGAGGACCTTTCAATTAGTGATGCAGGTAGCAGGTCGTGCCGGAAGGGGTGACGTTCCCGGTAGGGTAATAGTTCAAACATATAATCCCCGGCATTATTCTCTACAGCATGCGGTAAACTGCGATTACAAAAATTTTTATGCGAAGGAAATTATTCTTAGAGAGAGATTCAATTATCCGCCTTTTTCTGAAATGGCAAATATTACTATTAAAAGTCAGGAAGAAGAAAAGGTTAAAGTCTGTGCTATTCAGCTGGGGGCCGTAATTAAAGAGAAATTTGCAAAATTATGGTGTATAATGGGGCCATCTCCCGCACCGATATATAAACTCAGGGATAAATACCGCTGGCAAATTACAATAAAAGGCAAAAGCCTTGATGGTTTAGAACCGCTTCTTGAATTTAAAAGAGGTATTATAGAAAAGTATTCCAATGTTTCAATAGATATTGATATTAATCCAATATTTTCATTGTAA
- the def gene encoding peptide deformylase translates to MALRIIRKYDDEILRKRSKEVQKIDDRILKLIDDMAETMYSAEGVGLAAPQIGILKRVIVVDTGEGMVKLINPEVKSTEGNCVMQEGCLSIPGIIGEVRRPEKVIVEGLNPHGEVIKIHGEGLLARALLHEIDHLDGILFIDKAIKLIEPEQQRGE, encoded by the coding sequence ATGGCACTAAGGATTATAAGAAAATATGACGATGAAATTTTAAGAAAGAGGTCAAAGGAGGTCCAGAAGATTGATGACAGGATTCTAAAATTGATAGATGATATGGCAGAAACTATGTACTCGGCAGAAGGTGTGGGATTAGCAGCACCTCAAATTGGTATTTTGAAAAGAGTGATTGTCGTAGATACAGGAGAAGGGATGGTTAAGTTGATAAATCCTGAAGTAAAGAGCACTGAGGGCAACTGCGTAATGCAAGAAGGCTGTCTCAGCATTCCTGGAATCATAGGGGAAGTCAGAAGACCCGAAAAAGTAATTGTAGAAGGTTTGAATCCGCACGGTGAAGTTATAAAAATTCATGGAGAAGGCCTTTTAGCCAGAGCTCTACTCCATGAGATTGATCATCTTGATGGTATATTATTTATCGATAAGGCTATAAAATTAATTGAACCAGAACAACAAAGGGGTGAATAA
- a CDS encoding DUF116 domain-containing protein produces the protein MKVKKRIFLGLLLTAFLLLLGIIIAVFYLYLNRLEYVYRNILILLIALSTIIIIITALGLGGIVLTIFSARTYPPLQSLIIIAVKILYPVALRLGGILGIPKDKIKSSFIEVNNHLVLTRGVLVPPEKILILVPHCLQKDFCPYKITTNIKNCHRCGKCDIDKLISFAEKYNVNIAVVSGGSLARRYVSEYRPRAIVAIACERDLTSGIQDTNPIPVIGILNERPEGPCFNCTVNLERVEKAIRFFINGKVV, from the coding sequence ATGAAAGTGAAGAAAAGAATTTTTTTAGGATTATTATTAACTGCATTTCTTCTTTTGTTAGGAATTATAATTGCTGTGTTTTACTTATACCTCAACCGGTTAGAATATGTGTATAGGAATATACTAATTTTGCTAATAGCCCTTTCCACTATAATTATAATTATTACGGCATTAGGGCTGGGAGGAATTGTATTGACTATCTTTAGTGCTAGAACATATCCACCACTCCAAAGCCTGATTATCATTGCCGTTAAAATCCTCTACCCTGTAGCTTTGAGATTAGGTGGCATTTTAGGGATCCCAAAGGATAAAATAAAAAGCTCGTTTATTGAAGTGAACAATCATTTAGTTCTTACAAGAGGTGTTTTAGTCCCACCAGAAAAAATTCTTATTTTAGTTCCCCATTGTTTGCAGAAAGATTTTTGTCCGTACAAAATTACGACAAATATAAAAAATTGCCACAGGTGTGGAAAATGTGATATTGACAAACTAATCAGTTTTGCGGAAAAATATAATGTGAATATTGCTGTAGTTTCAGGGGGGAGTTTGGCCAGACGCTATGTTAGTGAATACAGGCCCAGGGCAATAGTTGCTATTGCATGTGAAAGGGATTTAACCAGCGGGATTCAAGATACCAATCCCATTCCGGTTATTGGAATATTAAATGAAAGGCCTGAGGGCCCCTGCTTTAATTGTACAGTTAATTTAGAAAGGGTCGAAAAGGCAATAAGGTTTTTTATTAATGGAAAGGTGGTATAA
- a CDS encoding DUF6391 domain-containing protein yields MFPFHFTLRSIFSLITIPFEIFNIAVNKKLRQNHALEHATINVIQEYYGNELLLSGFAKENGFYIRGPIRPELLEEAAKVGLARLNAGDTYLAIHEKCGTSIAMSNFVASVVFLLFLFKLGYFNLFNILVAMVLANMFGPLLGKMTQQFLTTTHDVSDIEIIGIDYNYPQFGVIFPGNMEYFVRTRSLSRIP; encoded by the coding sequence TTGTTCCCTTTTCATTTCACTTTAAGGTCTATTTTTAGTCTTATAACAATACCTTTTGAAATTTTCAATATTGCAGTAAACAAAAAACTAAGACAAAATCATGCTCTGGAACATGCTACTATTAATGTGATACAGGAATATTATGGAAATGAATTGCTGCTATCAGGTTTTGCTAAAGAAAATGGCTTTTATATTAGAGGCCCCATTAGACCTGAATTGCTTGAAGAAGCAGCTAAAGTTGGTTTGGCCCGTTTGAATGCGGGAGATACGTATCTGGCAATACATGAGAAATGTGGGACGAGTATTGCTATGTCAAATTTTGTTGCATCTGTAGTATTTCTGTTATTTTTATTTAAGCTGGGTTACTTTAATTTGTTTAACATATTGGTAGCTATGGTTTTAGCGAATATGTTTGGCCCTCTGTTGGGTAAAATGACCCAGCAATTTTTGACTACCACCCATGATGTTTCGGATATAGAAATAATTGGAATTGATTATAATTATCCGCAGTTTGGTGTAATATTTCCTGGAAATATGGAATATTTTGTTAGAACCCGGAGCCTTTCACGAATACCATAA
- the coaBC gene encoding bifunctional phosphopantothenoylcysteine decarboxylase/phosphopantothenate--cysteine ligase CoaBC translates to MDVLKGKNVLVGVTGGIAAYKVVDVISQLKKRGAEVFVIMTKEAQEFIKPLTFQTISQNLVITEMFSTPRTWEVEHISLAEKADVFLIAPATANIIGKIANGIADDMLTTTIIATKSKVVFAPSMNVNMFENPITQRNLDILRKAGYYIIDPEEGLLACGDLGKGRLPSTDTIIDELEYVLTKKDFKGKKILVTAGPTQEAIDPVRFITNHSSGKMGYAIAKAGSNRGGEVVLITGPTYLQPPRRVKVVKVKSAVEMKEAVFKEFQEAEIIIKAAAVADYRPACIADQKIKKDDSNLKIEMVRNPDILAELGRQKGNRILVGFAAETQDIIKNARDKLVKKGLDMIIANDLTVEGSGFGTDTNIVQIITANGEIKKYEKMGKIKLAHIILDKIFCLLS, encoded by the coding sequence TTGGATGTTTTAAAGGGGAAGAATGTTTTGGTTGGGGTTACAGGGGGAATAGCAGCATATAAGGTGGTTGATGTTATAAGTCAGCTAAAAAAAAGAGGGGCAGAGGTTTTCGTAATAATGACTAAAGAAGCCCAGGAATTTATAAAACCTTTAACATTTCAGACCATATCCCAGAATCTTGTTATAACAGAGATGTTTTCTACACCCCGCACATGGGAAGTTGAGCATATTTCCCTGGCAGAAAAGGCAGATGTTTTTCTGATTGCCCCTGCTACTGCTAATATTATCGGAAAGATAGCTAACGGTATTGCAGATGATATGCTTACCACTACCATAATTGCTACTAAAAGCAAGGTGGTATTTGCCCCTTCCATGAATGTAAATATGTTTGAAAACCCTATAACTCAACGAAACTTAGATATTTTGAGAAAAGCGGGATATTATATAATAGATCCTGAAGAAGGCTTACTGGCATGTGGTGATTTAGGGAAGGGACGATTACCATCAACAGATACTATAATTGATGAATTAGAGTATGTGTTAACTAAAAAGGATTTTAAAGGTAAGAAGATTTTAGTTACAGCAGGTCCTACACAGGAAGCTATTGATCCCGTAAGGTTTATAACAAATCATTCATCAGGGAAAATGGGATATGCTATAGCGAAGGCTGGAAGTAATAGAGGGGGAGAGGTAGTTTTAATTACTGGGCCTACTTATCTTCAACCCCCCAGAAGAGTAAAAGTTGTTAAAGTCAAGAGTGCTGTAGAAATGAAAGAAGCAGTGTTTAAAGAATTTCAAGAAGCAGAAATAATTATAAAGGCCGCAGCGGTTGCCGATTATAGACCGGCTTGTATAGCAGATCAAAAGATAAAAAAAGATGATTCAAATTTAAAAATAGAAATGGTTAGAAATCCTGATATATTAGCAGAACTGGGAAGGCAAAAAGGTAACAGGATTTTGGTAGGTTTTGCCGCAGAAACCCAGGATATAATTAAAAATGCTAGGGATAAGCTGGTTAAAAAAGGTTTAGATATGATTATTGCCAATGATTTGACTGTAGAAGGTTCAGGATTTGGCACTGATACAAATATTGTACAGATTATAACTGCAAATGGAGAAATTAAAAAATATGAAAAAATGGGAAAAATTAAGCTGGCTCACATTATTTTAGATAAGATTTTTTGTTTGCTGTCATGA
- a CDS encoding LL-diaminopimelate aminotransferase, producing the protein MEKATRIKKIPPYLFAEIDKKREAAIKRGVDVISLGIGDPDLPTPGYIIESLYRSVQNPTNHQYPSYIGSLNFRKAVADWYRRRYNIELDPETEVMALIGSKEGIAHMFWAYIDPEDYALIPDPAYPVYKTGTIFAGGVPYIMPLRAENNFLPDLSAIGTEIAKKAKLMFLNYPNNPTAAVASLEFFQRVVDFARENNILVCHDSAYIDITFDGYKAPSILQAQGAKDVCVEFGSLSKPFNMTGWRIGYAVGNKEALANLAVIKTNIDSGQFNSIQDAAIDALKGPEDQINRMIEVYKKRRDLVVDTLKNIGIDIEKPKGTFYIWAPVPHGYTSAQFAEMLLEQTGVIVSPGNAYGNYGEGYFRISLTISEARLIEALERMKKYLKFK; encoded by the coding sequence ATGGAAAAGGCTACGAGAATTAAAAAAATTCCGCCATACTTATTTGCAGAGATTGATAAGAAAAGAGAGGCGGCAATTAAAAGAGGGGTGGATGTTATCAGTTTGGGAATAGGTGACCCGGACCTTCCGACTCCTGGTTATATAATAGAAAGCCTCTACAGGTCTGTTCAAAATCCTACAAATCATCAATATCCCAGCTATATTGGGTCTTTGAACTTCAGGAAGGCGGTGGCAGACTGGTACAGAAGGAGGTATAATATTGAACTGGATCCCGAAACAGAGGTTATGGCTCTCATAGGCTCAAAAGAAGGGATAGCCCATATGTTTTGGGCATATATAGACCCTGAGGATTATGCATTGATTCCTGACCCGGCTTATCCGGTATACAAAACAGGGACTATATTTGCCGGGGGCGTACCTTATATTATGCCTCTCAGGGCGGAAAATAATTTTTTGCCTGATTTAAGTGCTATAGGTACTGAGATTGCTAAAAAGGCTAAACTGATGTTTTTAAATTACCCTAACAATCCTACAGCTGCAGTAGCTTCTCTCGAGTTTTTTCAGAGAGTAGTTGACTTTGCCAGGGAAAATAATATACTTGTCTGCCATGACAGTGCCTATATAGACATCACCTTTGATGGGTATAAAGCACCAAGCATACTTCAAGCACAAGGGGCAAAGGATGTATGTGTTGAATTTGGTTCCCTTTCCAAACCCTTTAATATGACTGGATGGCGGATAGGTTATGCCGTAGGGAACAAAGAAGCACTGGCTAATCTTGCGGTAATTAAGACAAATATCGACTCGGGTCAATTCAATTCAATCCAGGATGCTGCTATAGATGCACTGAAAGGCCCTGAAGATCAGATAAATCGAATGATTGAGGTATATAAAAAGAGAAGGGACTTAGTTGTAGATACATTAAAAAATATTGGTATTGATATAGAAAAGCCAAAGGGGACTTTTTATATATGGGCTCCCGTTCCGCATGGGTATACCTCGGCCCAATTTGCTGAAATGCTTCTGGAACAAACAGGAGTAATTGTAAGTCCGGGTAATGCTTATGGTAATTATGGTGAGGGATATTTTAGGATCTCCCTTACAATTTCTGAGGCCCGATTAATAGAAGCATTAGAGAGGATGAAAAAATATTTAAAATTTAAATGA
- the fmt gene encoding methionyl-tRNA formyltransferase, translating to MRAVFMGTPEFAVPSLKFLIDSSHEVAGVVTQPDRPKGRNRKMAASPVKIIAQEAGIPIYHPEKINNIKMVNELRKLNPDVIIVVAYGQILSKEILSIPKNGCINVHASLLPKYRGAAPIQWAIIKGETETGITTMLMDEGMDTGDILVQTKVEISANDTAGTLHDKLAEVGAQTLKHTLELMGLKKLKRIPQDHSLASYAPMLRKEDGLINWDENVVDINNLIRGTNPWPGAYTFIRGMQLKIHESEIFNQTAVDKIPGQVVGFEKGKGILVACKKGILLIKRVQPPGKQEMSAWAYVLGHPIEIGSVLG from the coding sequence TTGAGGGCTGTCTTTATGGGTACCCCGGAGTTTGCGGTTCCATCCTTAAAATTCTTAATAGATAGTTCCCATGAAGTTGCTGGGGTTGTAACCCAACCTGATAGACCTAAGGGCAGGAACAGAAAAATGGCGGCGTCTCCGGTAAAAATTATAGCCCAGGAAGCGGGGATACCAATTTACCATCCGGAAAAGATTAATAATATTAAAATGGTTAATGAGTTAAGAAAACTAAATCCGGATGTTATAATTGTGGTAGCTTATGGTCAAATTCTTTCTAAGGAAATTTTATCTATACCTAAGAACGGCTGTATAAATGTACATGCATCTCTTTTACCTAAATATAGAGGGGCAGCTCCTATACAATGGGCAATTATAAAAGGGGAGACGGAAACAGGGATAACTACTATGCTTATGGATGAAGGGATGGATACGGGGGACATACTGGTTCAAACGAAGGTGGAGATTTCAGCTAACGATACTGCCGGAACCTTACATGATAAACTTGCGGAGGTAGGAGCTCAAACCTTAAAACATACATTAGAACTTATGGGTTTAAAAAAACTTAAGCGAATTCCCCAAGACCACTCACTGGCCTCATATGCCCCAATGTTGAGAAAGGAGGACGGCCTGATTAATTGGGATGAAAATGTGGTGGATATAAATAATCTGATAAGGGGGACAAATCCGTGGCCCGGGGCTTATACCTTCATTAGAGGAATGCAATTAAAAATTCATGAAAGTGAAATTTTTAATCAAACAGCAGTTGATAAAATTCCCGGCCAGGTGGTAGGTTTTGAAAAAGGGAAGGGTATCCTTGTAGCATGTAAAAAAGGAATCCTTCTTATAAAAAGGGTCCAGCCCCCCGGGAAACAGGAAATGAGTGCATGGGCCTATGTTCTAGGCCATCCCATAGAAATAGGCAGCGTCCTGGGTTAA